From a region of the Notolabrus celidotus isolate fNotCel1 chromosome 14, fNotCel1.pri, whole genome shotgun sequence genome:
- the npas1 gene encoding LOW QUALITY PROTEIN: neuronal PAS domain-containing protein 1 (The sequence of the model RefSeq protein was modified relative to this genomic sequence to represent the inferred CDS: inserted 4 bases in 4 codons): protein MATHAVVSEGKCVSVEWDFLQGLLAXPHTLPCLQNLRKEKSRNXARSRRGKENFEFFELAKMLPLPGAITXQLDKASVIRLTISYLHMRTFXSQGDPPWSPLMEGENDCSEVRRSSHSLATDMFEQHLGAHLLQVTDGFVFVVSHEGRFLYISETVSIYLGVSLQVELTGSSVFDYIHPADHVEMAERLGIKPHLRAEAGCHMAPESASSSASTSSLAGTPEPAPSSPHSPSDESPDRGFFIRMKSTLTKRGLHVKSSGYKVIHVTGRIRCRPALVPGSTRSVRRPLGLVALAHTLPPTSLNEVRMESQMFVFRVNMDLQVTYCENRISEYMDLTPAEVVGHTCYHFIHVEDLENLRQSHEDLLRKGQVVTGYYRWLQRRGGYLWIQSTATVSINHKAPHERNVIWVNYVLSRTELPDTPLDILQLPENVRAERLRVSSSPAASSPQARGSQSTKSSAGKSDPDTKGREKFSASTIQSEDRRKRLLRSEPEGAPPETRRRMEELCHVEESVSASSDLASESEGEEEEETEWDQGGDSDRLKQEDISRRGGKQSRGGGGDTPTRGGERGGRAHNGRAVIQQLKSVVTPSTLPGSPSIKTEHEALTTGGRWGSHTQTTASHTHSTQPSHAHTPSSSLNGDSPTTPIPDSSSSSEAPPKGLFTPPSPALSPAMSVSSPLPRDDRVVSGAISRSSGGVGNPDFELLQRLAAGGAASRVLFHPLALGPQGPQSLYAPSTIRYAPPELPPSHHHSTGHGEGLQLRSDHHKGPPPAFFPHLQRLAGLPPFSGFSPSDNPFSSGLPFCMNGLRGAAGSEED, encoded by the exons ATGGCAACACATGCCGTTGTCAGTGAGgggaagtgtgtgagtgtggagtGGGATTTCCTACAAGGACTACTGG AGCCTCACACCCTGCCCTG TCTTCAGAACCTGCGTAAAGAGAAGTCTCGTA GGGCTCGTTCACGGCGGGGGAAGGAGAACTTTGAGTTCTTCGAGCTGGCGAAGATGCTGCCTTTGCCCGGCGCCATCA GCCAGCTTGACAAGGCCTCCGTAATCCGGCTGACCATAAGCTACCTGCACATGCGCACCT GCAGCCAGGGAGACCCGCCCTGGAGCCCACTGATGGAGGGAGA AAACGATTGTAGTGAGG TTAGACGATCATCTCACTCTCTAGCGACAGACATGTTTGAGCAGCACCTTGGGGCACACCTCCTGCAGGTAA CGGATGGCTTTGTGTTCGTGGTCAGCCATGAGGGACGCTTCCTTTACATCTCAGAGACAGTTTCTATCTACCTGG GTGTTTCTCTTCAGGTGGAGCTGACCGGCAGCAGTGTGTTTGACTACATCCATCCGGCAGACCACGTGGAAATGGCCGAGCGGCTGGGGATCAAGCCACACTTGAGGGCGGAGGCCGGCTGTCATATGGCCCCTGAGAGTGCTTCCAGCTCTGCATCCACCTCCTCTCTGGCTGGTACACCTGAACCTG CTCCATCAAGTCCTCATTCTCCTTCCGATGAATCTCCCGACCGTGGGTTCTTCATCCGCATGAAGTCCACACTCACCAAAAGAGGCCTGCACGTCAAGTCTTCTGGATACAAG gtGATCCATGTGACAGGACGTATCCGCTGCCGCCCCGCACTAGTGCCAGGCTCAACGCGCTCCGTGCGTCGACCACTGGGTTTGGTCGCCTtggcacacacactcccacccACCTCGCTTAACGAAGTCCGCATGGAGAGCCAGATGTTTGTCTTCAGAGTGAACATGGACCTACAGGTCACATACTGTGAGAACAG GATCTCAGAGTATATGGATCTGACCCCGGCAGAGGTGGTGGGACATACCTGTTACCATTTTATTCATGTAGAGGATCTGGAAAACCTCCGGCAGAGCCATGAGGACT TGCTGCGAAAAGGCCAAGTGGTGACAGGCTACTACCGCTGGctccagaggagaggaggctaCCTGTGGATCCAGTCCACTGCCACCGTCTCCATCAATCACAAAGCCCCCCACGAACGCAACGTCATCTGGGTCAACTACGTCCTGAG TCGAACAGAGTTGCCCGACACTCCCCTGGATATCCTGCAGCTACCAGAGAATGTAAGAGCAGAGCGACTCAGAGTTAGCTCCTCCCCCGCTGCCAGCTCCCCACAGGCCCGAG GCTCGCAGTCGACAAAGAGCTCAGCGGGGAAGAGTGACCCTGACACTAAAGGTAGAGAGAAATTCTCAGCCTCCACCATCCAATCAGAGGACAGAAGGAAGCGCCTGCTGAGGTCCGAGCCCGAAGGCGCTCCTCCAGAAACCCGCCGCAGGATGGAGGAGCTCTGTCACGTGGAGGAGAGCGTCTCAGCATCTTCTGACCTGGCCAGCGAGagtgagggggaggaagaggaagagacagagtgGGACCAAGGGGGAGACAGTGACAGATTGAAACAGGAAGACATCAGCAGGAGAGGAGGTAAACAGagcagagggggaggaggagacacCCCAACTCGAGGCGGGGAGAGGGGGGGCCGGGCGCACAACGGCCGGGCTGTGATCCAGCAGCTAAAGAGCGTAGTGACCCCGTCTACTCTGCCAGGAAGCCCCAGCATCAAGACTGAACACGAAGCCCTGACCACCGGGGGGCGCTGggggtcacacacacaaaccaccgcctcacacacacacagcacacagccctcccacgcacacacaccctccaGCAGCCTCAACGGGGACAGCCCAACCACCCCGATCCCTGACTCTTCCTCTAGCAGTGAGGCTCCTCCAAAAGGCCTCTTCACTCCCCCCTCCCCGGCTCTGTCACCAGCCATGTCTGTGTCCTCCCCTCTCCCCCGTGACGACAGGGTGGTGTCAGGTGCGATCAGTCGGAGCAGCGGTGGAGTAGGTAACCCTGACtttgagctgctgcagagactgGCTGCAGGTGGCGCAGCGAGTCGGGTCCTCTTCCACCCCCTTGCCCTCGGCCCTCAGGGCCCCCAGAGCCTCTACGCTCCCAGCACCATCCGCTATGCTCCGCCTGAGCTGCCCCCCTCGCACCACCACAGCACGGGACACGGCGAGGGCCTGCAGCTACGCTCGGACCACCACAAGGGACCCCCGCCGGCCTTCTTCCCCCACCTGCAGCGGTTGGCTGGCCTGCCACCCTTCAGCGGTTTCTCCCCGTCTGACAACCCATTCTCCTCCGGCCTGCCCTTCTGTATGAACGGACTGAGGGGGGCTGCGGGCTCAGAGGAGGACTGA